A window of the Acidobacteriota bacterium genome harbors these coding sequences:
- a CDS encoding glycosyltransferase, with protein MSEKRVLFIANDFPPIGGAGIQRPLFFAKYLPEFGWFPVVLTVREVAYPVKDPTLLTRVPEEVRIVRTETLELRRLLWLIRRARRPKNGAAGKAAPGSDQAVSSKAREWGRALRRWLFVPDDRMLWAPFAVWAALREIRHAEISAIYATAPSYSSGVIGLIVSRLSSLPLVLDLRDPWTLDPYLPSATWLHAAVDRKLESATMKQAARIVVISETMRQRLLAVHPGLEDKVRVITNGYDAQELDRLKAQEPGGKFLMVYSGSLYSHHKPALRAFCKAWSRLARDNEDFRQRAVLRLVGRCDPEIREEISHWQTSADLCAEVLGYLPHSESLSYLKGASALLLLIKELDPARHVITIPGKLFEYVAVDSPILMIGPDGDAAEIVRKTGGLVLRQGDCRGTVCALERIFRWHMEGSGPLTPTERREQRRRFERRTLTADLARQLDNAARNEQTA; from the coding sequence ATGAGTGAAAAGAGAGTGCTCTTTATTGCAAACGATTTCCCGCCTATCGGAGGTGCTGGAATTCAAAGACCTCTTTTCTTTGCGAAGTACCTGCCCGAGTTCGGTTGGTTTCCTGTCGTCCTAACGGTGCGCGAGGTCGCCTATCCCGTAAAGGACCCTACGTTGTTGACCCGAGTGCCGGAAGAGGTGCGAATCGTTCGGACGGAGACCTTGGAACTGCGGCGCTTGTTATGGCTGATTCGGCGGGCACGGCGGCCGAAGAACGGTGCTGCGGGCAAAGCAGCGCCCGGTTCCGATCAGGCCGTCAGCTCCAAAGCCCGCGAATGGGGAAGAGCCTTGAGGCGCTGGCTCTTCGTGCCAGATGATCGGATGTTGTGGGCTCCCTTCGCCGTCTGGGCTGCACTTCGCGAAATCCGACACGCGGAGATATCGGCCATCTATGCAACCGCGCCCAGCTACTCCTCGGGAGTCATTGGACTGATTGTCAGCCGACTCAGCAGCCTTCCGCTTGTCCTAGACCTGCGCGACCCTTGGACCCTGGATCCGTATCTGCCGAGTGCTACTTGGCTGCATGCTGCGGTTGACCGCAAACTGGAAAGCGCCACCATGAAGCAAGCTGCCCGCATTGTTGTGATCTCTGAAACCATGCGACAGCGTCTTCTGGCGGTCCATCCTGGTTTGGAGGACAAGGTCCGAGTGATTACCAATGGCTATGACGCACAGGAATTGGACCGCCTCAAAGCCCAGGAGCCGGGCGGGAAGTTCCTGATGGTTTATTCCGGTTCTCTCTATTCGCACCACAAGCCCGCCCTGAGGGCATTTTGCAAGGCATGGAGTCGACTGGCCCGAGATAACGAGGACTTTCGGCAGCGGGCCGTCCTTCGGCTGGTTGGGCGCTGCGATCCCGAGATTAGAGAGGAGATCTCCCACTGGCAAACTAGTGCGGACCTGTGTGCCGAGGTGCTGGGCTATCTTCCCCATTCGGAATCCCTGAGTTATTTGAAAGGGGCTTCGGCGCTCTTGCTGCTGATCAAAGAGCTTGACCCCGCACGGCATGTCATCACCATCCCGGGGAAGCTGTTCGAGTACGTGGCTGTCGACTCCCCGATCCTGATGATCGGCCCTGACGGGGACGCCGCCGAAATCGTCCGCAAGACCGGCGGGCTGGTGCTGCGCCAGGGGGATTGCCGGGGTACCGTCTGCGCCCTAGAGCGAATCTTCAGGTGGCACATGGAAGGTTCCGGCCCCTTGACGCCCACGGAAAGGCGAGAGCAGCGCCGTCGCTTCGAACGGCGCACGCTCACCGCGGACCTCGCTCGACAACTAGACAACGCCGCCCGCAACGAACAAACGGCTTGA
- a CDS encoding bi-domain-containing oxidoreductase: MAKKSLLQKARGRPDHVRRVLEKLRQEGLIATWKQVRSRLEEPMPLGYSSAGVVLACGKGIGHIKPGDRVASNGCHAEVVSVPRHLCARIPDGVDDEHAAFTVLGAIALQGVRLARLSLGESALVIGLGLVGQLTVSLLKAAGCRVVATDLEKSKCELALQMGADVAQPDLSASDVEDLTGGLGADAVLIAAATSSDGPITLAGEAVRKKGRVVIVGAVGTRFPRAPYYFKEAEIVVSSSYGPGRYDPLYEERGRDYPAAYVRWTEQRNLQAVLDLMASGRLDVGPLITHRFRLDQAEEAYQLIEKGSEPFIGVLLGYPREIPDKSERRIVLRAPAASGTIGIGCVGAGNFARAVLIPALREVSDFKPRVICSAGGLSAAEAGRRFGFETVTTDEEAIFTDPEVDAVFVATPHHLHASQVIRSLEAGKHVFVEKPLALRTEEVLAIEEQLAGHEGRGPLLMVGFNRRFSPAARKVAEFYQERSAPLTLSFRFNAGPLPADHWIQDEELGGGRIVGEACHAIDLVTFLTGSPPVRVFAESIGGSDSSKVTDDQCFITLRHADGSVSSIGYLAGGDRAFPKERLEIFGGGKVAVIDNWREVTTTAGGRMRREKKFRQDKGHRDEVRAFAQSILTGGPAPIPWLHLRSVALASILAVRSLREGTPLDVPSSPGSLSRLCPN, translated from the coding sequence TTGGCCAAGAAGTCGCTGCTTCAGAAGGCCCGAGGACGGCCCGACCATGTCCGCAGAGTGCTTGAAAAACTCCGGCAGGAGGGTCTGATCGCGACATGGAAGCAGGTGCGCAGCCGGCTAGAGGAGCCGATGCCTCTGGGTTACAGTTCGGCAGGGGTCGTGCTGGCTTGCGGCAAGGGGATCGGGCACATCAAGCCTGGGGACCGGGTGGCTTCCAATGGTTGCCATGCCGAGGTGGTGAGCGTTCCCCGTCATCTCTGCGCTCGAATACCTGATGGAGTGGACGATGAACATGCAGCCTTTACCGTGCTGGGGGCGATCGCTCTGCAGGGTGTTCGCCTGGCGAGGCTTTCCCTGGGGGAAAGCGCGTTAGTCATCGGACTCGGACTGGTCGGCCAGCTCACGGTCTCGCTGCTCAAGGCCGCGGGCTGCCGGGTTGTCGCAACCGACCTGGAAAAATCGAAGTGCGAATTGGCCTTGCAGATGGGCGCCGACGTCGCACAGCCCGATCTGAGCGCTTCCGATGTTGAAGACCTGACGGGCGGTCTGGGAGCCGACGCGGTTCTGATCGCCGCGGCAACCTCCTCTGACGGCCCGATCACCCTCGCAGGAGAGGCGGTGCGAAAAAAGGGCCGGGTAGTCATCGTCGGTGCGGTGGGGACTCGCTTTCCCCGCGCTCCCTATTACTTTAAGGAAGCCGAGATCGTCGTTTCCAGCTCCTATGGACCCGGGCGCTACGATCCCCTGTATGAAGAGAGGGGCCGGGATTATCCTGCGGCCTATGTGCGTTGGACCGAACAGCGCAACTTGCAAGCGGTCCTCGACCTGATGGCTTCCGGTCGTCTCGATGTGGGCCCGCTGATCACACACCGTTTCCGTCTGGACCAGGCCGAGGAAGCCTACCAGCTCATCGAGAAAGGCTCCGAACCTTTCATCGGGGTGCTCTTAGGATACCCGAGGGAGATTCCGGACAAGTCGGAGCGGAGGATCGTGTTGCGGGCCCCGGCAGCCTCGGGGACCATCGGAATCGGATGCGTGGGAGCAGGCAACTTCGCCCGAGCGGTTCTGATTCCCGCTTTGCGGGAGGTGTCGGACTTCAAGCCTCGGGTCATCTGCTCGGCGGGGGGCCTGTCGGCGGCCGAGGCTGGCCGCAGATTCGGATTTGAAACAGTTACAACCGATGAAGAAGCCATCTTCACTGACCCTGAGGTAGACGCGGTATTCGTTGCCACGCCTCATCACCTGCACGCATCGCAAGTCATCCGGAGCTTAGAGGCCGGCAAGCATGTCTTTGTCGAGAAGCCGCTGGCGCTGAGGACGGAAGAGGTCCTGGCCATTGAGGAGCAGCTTGCAGGCCACGAGGGGCGGGGGCCCCTGCTGATGGTCGGCTTCAATCGCCGATTCTCGCCGGCGGCGCGGAAAGTGGCCGAGTTCTATCAAGAGCGTTCCGCCCCTTTGACTCTGTCCTTCCGCTTTAACGCAGGCCCGCTGCCCGCCGATCACTGGATTCAGGACGAGGAGCTAGGCGGGGGACGAATCGTCGGGGAAGCCTGCCATGCCATCGATTTGGTGACCTTTCTGACCGGTTCGCCTCCCGTTCGGGTATTCGCCGAGTCCATCGGGGGGAGCGACTCGTCAAAGGTCACCGACGACCAATGTTTCATCACTCTTCGCCACGCCGACGGGTCTGTTTCAAGCATTGGCTATCTCGCCGGGGGGGACCGTGCCTTTCCGAAGGAGCGTCTAGAGATCTTCGGCGGCGGCAAAGTCGCCGTGATCGACAACTGGCGTGAAGTGACAACCACGGCAGGCGGCAGGATGCGGCGGGAGAAGAAGTTTCGGCAAGACAAGGGGCACCGCGACGAAGTACGGGCATTCGCCCAATCCATCCTGACAGGCGGGCCAGCCCCCATCCCTTGGCTTCATCTGCGCAGCGTAGCCCTGGCCTCTATTCTGGCGGTGCGGAGTTTGCGGGAGGGGACGCCGCTTGATGTCCCTTCGAGCCCGGGGAGTCTCAGTCGACTATGCCCCAATTGA
- a CDS encoding alginate lyase family protein: MVSDLLHLARETRRRPFSFLLRKLRDRLFAKARSVLEAVGGRPYATQLSSTRQRSQILILGTRGLDRALTHLRQNRPQALDNLLRQAERIMGGQSKLLSVDVDLRPPIDWHYDPASGRRWPFRFHTRYRYADILDWEHPSDIKVPWEMSRLQYLPVLALAARVSGEERFAGRAAELMKDFRRNNPVGYGVGWAIGMEASLRAISLIWTAEILSGTAWEDRFDGPELRNLLAEHGRFIYRNLEYSDISGNHYTSCLVGLLYLGLYLPEERESSKWVRLAQRELEGEIVRQVYPDGVCHEGSIPYHRLVLELFLHAAVVCRRRGIELEDKYLERLERMFEFVAAYSKPDGLVPVWGDADDGRVLSVGHQPINDHRYLLGIGAAFCGRADLWAHADGLSLDALILIGALEGETIRKLPPTTAPKTKSKGFEQGGFYVIRRKDDYCMIDCGDVGLKGRGGHGHNDALSVEVSVGGRDLLVDSGCSSYTRSIDERLRCIAASAHNVAIVDQTEPAPLSRQRFPHATACPVQVLLWDAASRVFVGRHFGFASLGVDYYERRVETGRRNVAFVISDRIAGKGSHEVHWHFQLAAGWEAELRGEEIRCARATGPEVRLRWSGATLSWSIRENARYPQYGNPQKHCRLRASTGQMPLPLYARFEIEAL, encoded by the coding sequence GTGGTTAGCGACCTGCTCCACTTGGCCCGTGAAACCCGGCGCCGTCCCTTCTCTTTCTTGTTGCGAAAACTGCGGGACCGGCTCTTTGCCAAAGCCCGCAGCGTTCTGGAGGCGGTAGGAGGACGGCCTTACGCAACCCAACTTTCATCAACTCGCCAGCGATCGCAGATACTGATTCTCGGTACCCGCGGCTTGGACCGGGCCCTGACTCATCTGCGTCAAAACCGTCCCCAAGCCCTCGACAACCTGTTGCGGCAAGCGGAGCGCATCATGGGCGGCCAAAGCAAACTGCTTTCGGTTGATGTCGACCTGCGGCCCCCGATTGACTGGCACTACGATCCCGCGTCAGGCCGGCGCTGGCCCTTCCGTTTCCACACTCGCTACCGCTATGCAGATATCCTCGATTGGGAACATCCCAGTGACATCAAGGTGCCATGGGAAATGAGCCGCCTGCAGTACTTGCCGGTGCTGGCTTTGGCCGCACGCGTCTCGGGAGAGGAACGGTTCGCCGGAAGAGCAGCCGAGTTGATGAAGGACTTTCGCCGCAACAACCCGGTCGGATACGGCGTGGGATGGGCCATCGGCATGGAAGCTTCGTTGAGGGCCATCAGTTTGATTTGGACGGCTGAGATCCTCTCCGGAACAGCATGGGAGGATCGATTTGACGGCCCTGAACTACGAAACCTCCTCGCCGAGCATGGCCGCTTCATATATCGCAATCTGGAATACAGCGACATCAGCGGCAACCACTATACAAGCTGCCTGGTAGGGCTGCTCTACCTCGGACTCTATCTCCCTGAGGAGCGGGAGTCCTCCAAGTGGGTGCGCTTGGCGCAGCGCGAGCTTGAAGGCGAGATCGTGAGACAAGTCTATCCCGACGGGGTATGCCACGAAGGGTCGATCCCCTATCACCGCCTGGTTTTAGAGCTGTTTCTCCATGCTGCGGTCGTTTGCCGCCGACGCGGAATCGAACTGGAAGACAAGTATCTTGAACGGCTTGAGCGCATGTTCGAATTCGTGGCCGCCTACAGCAAGCCGGACGGATTGGTTCCAGTCTGGGGAGATGCTGATGACGGACGTGTGCTTTCAGTCGGCCATCAGCCAATCAACGATCATCGGTACCTCCTTGGCATTGGCGCCGCATTCTGCGGGCGGGCAGATCTGTGGGCCCATGCAGACGGCTTGTCCCTGGACGCGCTGATTCTCATCGGAGCACTCGAAGGGGAAACGATCAGGAAACTGCCGCCAACGACTGCGCCGAAAACTAAGAGCAAGGGATTCGAGCAGGGCGGATTCTACGTAATCCGCCGTAAGGATGATTACTGCATGATCGACTGCGGCGATGTCGGTTTGAAGGGGCGAGGAGGCCATGGGCACAACGACGCCTTGAGCGTCGAAGTCTCAGTGGGAGGGCGAGATCTACTCGTCGACAGCGGATGTTCCTCCTACACGCGATCCATCGATGAACGGTTGAGATGCATCGCCGCCTCTGCCCACAACGTGGCCATCGTCGATCAGACCGAGCCCGCTCCGCTGAGCAGGCAGAGATTCCCTCATGCAACAGCCTGCCCGGTGCAAGTTCTACTCTGGGACGCCGCCTCCCGGGTCTTCGTCGGTCGCCACTTCGGATTCGCCTCCCTGGGGGTGGACTACTATGAACGGAGGGTCGAAACGGGCCGTCGGAATGTGGCCTTCGTCATCTCCGACCGAATCGCCGGGAAGGGCTCGCACGAAGTGCACTGGCACTTTCAACTGGCCGCCGGCTGGGAGGCGGAGCTGAGAGGAGAAGAGATCCGCTGCGCCAGGGCAACAGGACCCGAAGTCCGGTTGCGCTGGAGTGGGGCGACGTTGTCCTGGTCGATCCGAGAGAACGCACGTTACCCCCAGTATGGGAACCCTCAGAAACACTGTCGGCTGCGAGCTTCCACCGGCCAAATGCCGCTTCCCCTGTATGCCCGCTTTGAGATCGAGGCACTGTGA
- a CDS encoding Gfo/Idh/MocA family oxidoreductase, protein MDYTQQPLLFRIRKVLRYVLLYGIRRTWIKVRAQYHMKRSAPVAYRPPSDPAAGGHVGLIGCGNFAYSNIAYYLRQNFGSKILRGCMDINPARAASLCRSFALQYFTTDAEQILADPAIDIVYVASNHASHAEYAIRALRRGKAVHIEKPHCVNRDQLTRLCRALLETNGKATLGFNRPCSRIGTLIRKYLDAQSGPAIFNWFLAGHQIDPDHWYFQEQEGGRVLGNLCHWTDFVYHLVPAQKRFPIIITPTRSDRSDCDIAFTYLFGDGSIAAITFSAKGHTFEGVRERFAAHKGDVLVSMDDFKTLTIEIGERKLNRSGLFRDHGHESRILASYRMVRGDNEGEDVAYIWETGLLFLETREALETQQSRQIEEFSRSFPSD, encoded by the coding sequence ATGGACTACACTCAACAACCCCTGCTCTTTAGAATCCGCAAGGTCCTGCGCTATGTTCTTCTCTATGGAATTCGGCGGACTTGGATTAAGGTGCGGGCTCAATATCACATGAAAAGGAGTGCCCCAGTTGCTTACCGGCCGCCGTCCGATCCAGCGGCTGGCGGACACGTGGGATTGATAGGATGCGGCAACTTCGCCTACAGCAACATTGCATACTACCTGCGCCAGAATTTCGGTTCCAAGATTCTGCGCGGCTGTATGGACATCAACCCTGCTCGGGCAGCGTCACTTTGCCGCAGCTTTGCGCTGCAATATTTTACAACCGATGCCGAGCAGATCCTCGCTGATCCGGCAATCGACATCGTGTACGTTGCTTCCAACCATGCGTCCCATGCCGAATATGCGATCAGAGCACTTCGTAGAGGCAAAGCTGTTCACATCGAAAAGCCTCACTGTGTGAATCGTGACCAACTGACCCGCCTTTGTCGGGCGCTCCTGGAGACGAACGGCAAAGCCACACTGGGCTTTAACCGTCCTTGCAGCCGCATCGGCACCCTAATCCGCAAGTATCTCGACGCCCAGTCGGGGCCAGCTATCTTCAACTGGTTTTTGGCAGGCCATCAGATCGATCCCGATCATTGGTATTTTCAGGAACAGGAGGGAGGCCGGGTGCTGGGCAATCTCTGTCATTGGACCGATTTCGTCTACCATTTGGTTCCGGCTCAGAAGCGCTTTCCGATCATCATCACACCGACTCGCTCGGACCGCTCGGACTGCGACATCGCCTTCACCTACCTGTTTGGAGATGGTTCGATCGCCGCAATCACCTTCTCCGCCAAGGGCCATACGTTCGAGGGGGTTCGCGAGCGTTTCGCGGCCCACAAAGGAGACGTGCTGGTCTCTATGGACGACTTCAAGACCTTGACGATCGAGATCGGAGAACGGAAGCTCAACCGGTCAGGGTTGTTCCGCGACCACGGCCACGAGAGCCGCATCCTGGCCAGCTACCGCATGGTGCGCGGCGACAACGAGGGCGAGGACGTGGCCTACATCTGGGAAACCGGACTTCTTTTCCTGGAAACCAGGGAGGCGCTGGAGACACAGCAATCCCGCCAGATCGAGGAATTCAGCCGCTCGTTTCCCTCAGATTAG